In Juglans microcarpa x Juglans regia isolate MS1-56 chromosome 7D, Jm3101_v1.0, whole genome shotgun sequence, the following are encoded in one genomic region:
- the LOC121238890 gene encoding rab3 GTPase-activating protein catalytic subunit isoform X1 has protein sequence MASSSKIDSNAEDEAPQEEVEHFDDFTLASSWERFISEIEAVCRQWMADGPKNLLEKGAVHLEFSKNLYKVKSDLKYASKSYCIEYYFEKTNNDSRVSDWNFNLHELQMCFGVNDFLVIAPQSASGVVLDAPEASKLLSAVAIALTNCSSLLPALVPVHDPSRKAYIGIQNMGTVFTRRFEADHIGTQVPVQLMHLEGLYELFISKFAYSTLDFSVHLFKVNFTMKLTYRTIPYDDDHDPQGTDAEITEPGGNPVSDTHNKVQWDDDCPWSEWYSAEDPIKGFELIALWSEKMIESSLQMAELENDSPHDAEKWILFPKFSQNLSDGSKGNQIGFSSQLHLLIDALDMSFEAQFIEDFVSVENTGPDNLKTSMIIPPPTVIDRVLKELFHEGVRDPDFAKGGHKSSRAIKGAPLQSLFAQFCLNCLWFGSCNIRAIAVLWIEFVREVRWCWEESQPLPKMPANGSIDLSTCLINQKLQMLAICIERKLELNEDYEDCIGSMDQASPHTKEEDSVAEDSDSSIMRTPSEDFKGKRDSPLTPENLHHSGITMLRYSSEPEEVVLADPKPSDCIRRGSARVVGSMMLLKSNQEMHVPFTQDAPLMTEDMHEERLQAVEAFGDSFNFSAQLERDILSSDMSAFKAANPDAVFEDFIRWHSPGDWENDDAQENGSTNKLAMVNPNNFWPPRGQLSQRMSEHGNLWRNIWNDAPALPASEQKPLLDPNREGEKVLHYLETIRPHQLLEQMVCTAFRASADTLNQTSYGGLKQMTTKMEQLYLTMASVLKPVQANRLSAGSEIFEDLRRLCGILEHVEKLLTVAASLHRKFLQAPRLSEAIFSDYYNFYLPRMRTGSVEDNVQMEFDKKQQVRTHERRVISNMFTTPTANQSWRKVLSMGNLLNGHEPILREIIFSMRDRVSGNHYAAHTPMVYQQEIETYRMYICGTSNDLRVALSVVSCD, from the exons ATGGCGTCCTCCAGCAAAATAGATTCCAATGCAGAAGACGAGGCTCCGCAAGAGGAG GTTGAGCACTTCGATGATTTCACGCTCGCCTCTTCATGGGAAAG GTTCATTTCTGAAATAGAGGCGGTTTGCCGGCAATGGATGGCTGATGGTCCAAAAAATTTGTTG GAAAAGGGTGCTGTTCACCTGGAATTTTCAAAGAACTTATATAAAGTCAAATCTGACTTGAAGTATGCCTCAAAAAGCTATTGCATCGAGTACTACTTTGAGAAAACCAACAATGACA GCAGAGTTTCAGACTGGAACTTCAACTTGCATGAGTTGCAGATGTGTTTTGGGGTTAACGATTTTTTG GTGATTGCTCCTCAAAGTGCTAGTGGTGTAGTACTTGATGCACCGGAGGCTAGCAAGCTTTTAAGTGCAGTTGCAATTGCTTTGACAAATTGTTCAAG TTTGTTGCCTGCACTTGTTCCAGTACATGATCCTTCTAGGAAAGCATACATTGGCATCCAAAATATGGGAACTGTTTTCACCAGAAGATTCGAGGCAGATCATATCGGTACACAGGTTCCAGTACAACTTATGCATTTGGAAGGATTGTACGAGTTGTTTATTTCAAAGTTT GCCTACTCCACACTGGACTTTTCTGTGCATCTTTTCAAAGTCAATTTTACGATGAAGCTAACGTACAGAACAATTCCCTATGATGATGACCATGATCCCCAAGGAACTGATGCTGAAATTACAGAACCTGGAGGAAACCCTGTTAGTGATACCCACAACAAAGTGCAATGGGATGACGATTGTCCTTGGAGTGAGTGGTATTCTGCAGAGGACCCGATTAAAG GATTTGAATTGATTGCCCTATGGTCAGAGAAGATGATTGAAAGCTCTCTGCAAATGGCCGAATTGGAAAATGATTCACCTCATGATGCTGAGAAGTGGATACTATTTcccaaattttctcaaaattt aAGTGATGGTTCCAAAGGAAACCAAATTGGATTTTCTTCCCAATTGCACCTTTTGATTGATGCATTAGATATGTCATTTGAGGCTCAATTTATCGAAGATTTTGTTTCAG TTGAAAACACAGGTCCTGATAATTTGAAGACCTCAATGATTATACCTCCACCTACAGTCATTGATCGTGTACTTAAAGAACTTTTCCATGAGG GAGTGCGAGACCCAGATTTTGCCAAGGGCGGGCATAAGAGTTCTCGAGCTATTAAAGGCGCACCTCTTCAATCTCTGTTTGCACAGTTTTGTTTAAACTGTCTTTGGTTTGGCAGCTGCAACATACGTG CTATTGCGGTGCTTTGGATAGAGTTTGTTCGAGAAGTTCGGTGGTGTTGGGAAGAGTCACAGCCATTGCCCAAAATGCCAGCTAATGGTTCAATTGACTTATCCACTTGTTTGATTAACCAGAAACTACAAATG CTTGCAATATGCATTGAGAGGAAGCTTGAGCTGAATGAAGACTACGAAGATTGTATTGGAAGCATGGATCAAGCTTCTCCTCATACAAAG GAGGAGGATTCAGTTGCAGAAGACTCAGACTCATCCATAATGCGAACACCTAGTGAAGATTTCAAGGGGAAACGTGACAG CCCCTTGACACCAGAGAATTTACATCATTCTGGAATAACCATGCTGAGATATAGTAGTGAGCCTGAAGAAGTGGTGTTGGCTGATCCTAAACCTTCCGACTGTATCAGGAGGGGTTCAGCTCGTGTGGTGGGGTCTATGATGCTTCTGAAGTCAAATCAAGAAATGCATGTCCCGTTCACTCAG GATGCACCACTTATGACAGAAGACATGCATGAAGAGCGGCTCCAGGCTGTTGAAGCCTTTGGTGATTCATTT AACTTTTCTGCTCAGTTGGAGAGAGATATCTTATCTTCAG ACATGTCAGCATTTAAAGCAGCAAATCCAGATGCtgtttttgaagattttattcGATGGCATTCACCTGGAGATTGGGAGAATGATGATGCCCAAGAAAATGGATCAACTAACAAACTTGCTATGGTGAATCCAAATAATTTTTGGCCTCCTCGAGGACAACTTTCACAAAGAATGTCCGAGCATGGAAATTTATGGCGAAATATTTGGAATGATGCACCTGCTTTGCCTGCTTCGGAGCAGAAGCCTCTCCTGGATCCAAATAGAGAAGGAGAAAAG GTCCTTCATTACCTTGAAACAATACGACCTCATCAGTTGCTTGAGCAAATGGTCTGCACTGCCTTCAGAGCTTCAGCGGACACTTTAAACCAGACTAGTTATGGAGGCTTGAAGCAGATGACAACCAAAATGGAGCAACTTTACCTTACTATGGCATCTGTGTTGAAACCTGTGCAAG CAAATCGTTTATCTGCTGGCAGTGAGATTTTTGAAGACCTAAGACGCCTATGTGGCATTCTCGAACATGTTGAGAAGTTGCTGACTGTTGCAGCTTCTCTTCATCGTAAATTCTTGCAAGCACCACGCCTCTCTGAAGCAATATTTAGTGACTACTACAACTTTTATCTTCCAAGAATGCGAACAGGCTCAGTAGAGGACAACGTTCAAATG GAGTTTGACAAGAAGCAACAAGTAAGGACCCATGAGAGACGAGTTATATCGAATATGTTTACTACTCCCACTGCAAACCAGTCATGGAGAAAAGTTCTGAGCATGGGTAATCTTCTCAATGGCCATGAACCAATCCTCCGAGAGATCATATTTTCCATGCGCGATAGAGTCAGTGGCAATCACTATGCCGCCCATACTCCTATGGTTTATCAACAGGAAATAGAAACATACCGTATGTATATATGCGGAACCTCAAACGATCTCCGGGTAGCCCTCTCTGTTGTCTCGTGTGATTAG